From Chengkuizengella sediminis, the proteins below share one genomic window:
- a CDS encoding ABC transporter permease: MFNLVRNENMKIYKKVQTWVMVGLLLFMQLVMALFVKDSGFTWLTFADLSSYLTSIIAIYAIVVASGIVASEFSNGTIKLLLIRPFSRTKILTSKYIAVLIYIVFLILFNLISSIIIGFLFFGNATSNSEFSLGSILQNYGFTSIELIMTITFSFMISSIFRSSVLSIILSIIIHFFSSTVVSFLSLLNYQFGKYFLYSNTDLRQYLNGNEPKFEGMSLGFSITVLIVYFILFILISQYVFKKRDVVV, translated from the coding sequence ATGTTTAATCTTGTGCGAAATGAAAACATGAAGATATATAAAAAAGTTCAAACCTGGGTGATGGTAGGATTGTTACTATTTATGCAGCTAGTTATGGCGTTATTTGTAAAAGACTCTGGGTTTACTTGGCTGACTTTTGCAGACCTCAGCAGTTACCTTACTTCCATTATTGCCATCTATGCTATTGTTGTTGCTTCAGGTATTGTAGCTTCTGAATTTTCAAACGGAACAATCAAATTATTATTAATTAGACCTTTTAGCAGAACTAAAATATTAACTTCTAAATATATAGCCGTTTTGATATATATCGTTTTTTTAATCTTATTTAATCTTATCTCTTCTATTATAATTGGATTTCTTTTTTTCGGAAATGCAACTTCAAATAGTGAATTTTCACTTGGATCTATTTTACAAAATTATGGATTTACAAGTATTGAATTGATCATGACCATTACGTTTTCTTTTATGATTTCATCCATATTTAGAAGTAGCGTTCTATCCATTATTTTGTCTATTATTATCCACTTTTTCAGTTCCACAGTAGTGAGTTTTTTAAGCTTATTAAATTACCAATTTGGAAAATATTTTTTATACTCAAATACAGATTTAAGACAATATCTAAATGGAAATGAACCCAAGTTCGAAGGAATGAGTTTAGGTTTTTCAATCACTGTTTTAATTGTCTATTTTATTTTGTTTATTTTAATTTCGCAGTATGTATTCAAAAAGAGGGATGTTGTGGTATAA
- a CDS encoding ABC transporter ATP-binding protein yields MNVTKKINNRTIIDQVSFSVNKGEIYGFLGPNGAGKTTTIRMIVGLMSINEGDILINGTSISKDFEKAMHSIGAIVENPEMYKYLSGYQNLIHYARMIPGISNARIDEVTELVGLKDRIHDKVKRYSLGMRQRLGIAQALLHKPSILILDEPTNGLDPAGIRELRDYLRILANEGTSTLVSSHLLSEMELMCDRVAIIKEGKIIEEKSLSEYTNQQQNKFVFEVDQPEEAFQLIKEQYKDKEINMLENGFVLLLNREEVPKINMFLVQEGFLVYSIYSTSKSLEDQFLELTN; encoded by the coding sequence ATGAATGTAACTAAAAAAATAAACAATAGAACGATTATTGATCAAGTGTCTTTTAGTGTAAATAAAGGAGAAATTTATGGATTTTTAGGACCAAACGGTGCAGGGAAAACAACTACTATCCGAATGATCGTAGGACTTATGTCAATTAACGAAGGAGATATCTTAATCAATGGAACTAGCATTTCTAAAGATTTTGAGAAAGCAATGCATTCCATTGGAGCAATTGTTGAGAACCCAGAGATGTATAAATATTTATCAGGTTATCAAAATTTAATTCATTATGCTAGAATGATTCCTGGAATATCCAATGCTCGTATCGATGAAGTGACTGAGCTTGTTGGTTTAAAAGATCGAATTCATGATAAGGTAAAAAGATATTCATTAGGAATGCGACAACGTTTAGGAATTGCACAAGCCCTTTTACATAAACCCTCAATCCTTATCTTAGATGAACCTACAAATGGGTTAGATCCAGCTGGAATTCGGGAACTAAGAGATTATTTAAGGATTCTCGCGAATGAAGGAACCTCTACTCTTGTATCCAGTCATTTACTCTCAGAAATGGAGTTAATGTGTGATCGAGTGGCTATTATTAAAGAAGGAAAAATCATTGAAGAGAAATCATTAAGCGAATATACAAATCAGCAGCAAAATAAGTTTGTTTTCGAGGTGGATCAACCAGAAGAAGCGTTCCAATTAATAAAGGAACAATATAAAGATAAGGAAATTAACATGTTAGAAAATGGATTTGTTTTATTATTGAACCGAGAAGAAGTACCTAAAATCAATATGTTCCTTGTACAGGAAGGTTTTTTAGTTTACAGCATTTACTCCACTTCTAAATCATTGGAAGATCAATTTTTAGAATTAACAAACTAA